From a region of the Haematobia irritans isolate KBUSLIRL chromosome 4, ASM5000362v1, whole genome shotgun sequence genome:
- the LOC142236789 gene encoding LOW QUALITY PROTEIN: uncharacterized protein LOC142236789 (The sequence of the model RefSeq protein was modified relative to this genomic sequence to represent the inferred CDS: substituted 1 base at 1 genomic stop codon), with protein sequence MRITTKRKLAIKGNIIETTKPMDTREYKEVSAKIMGVNFECYQRLMAADGCDKMQQQQREEIETQNEVTIVESFHNNELKTSIIPTSIPLKSPNTSQSQRLCPHHQSKQKSYRISHNMESFSPSYWTLPRQCSWLWALVLVSSCLLAVPINALANCPNGCQCDDDTLVVKCGEGTLDVLPIALNPSIQRLVIKNNKIKTIDSSIQFYTELTFLDLSFNDLVTIPQRTFALQRKLQELHLNYNKIGQISNKTLLGLSAVTILNLRGNLLAELEDYTFAPLLKVEELNLGQNRISRISTHAFDGLKNLKVLYLDDNTLTAVPAPENFQTMPMLAELYLGTNSFMSIPNRAFENLKGLTRLDLKGAGLHNLSAEAMKGLEGVRYLDLSDNRLEFIPQAALSHLERLEDLSLGQNDFEIIGANSLQGLKNLKRLLITGAQRLRKVENAAFEGNTNLEYLNLSANKMLSEIEENAFSGLPHLKHIILKENQIDTLSEGLFPWSDLITLDVSDNPLMCDCRLLWLRTLAINKNNTNEQVQGVICAAPPNLKGEMLNNISPAMLGCNHSDAKQQALIGVLLVATAASITALALIIYSCRRRIREALKGGWGNSALGRKEREYQKTFSEEDYMNRHPQIPCASSAPYATSSSGYGGQHALQYMGSRPIPVTELXLEAPPPPQHRGRGSATASSGVTTLQQLQVPNGSALYNGCGPLPDNQNSFVAQMPSIPFMTNNTRTPYNYQSQQDMRKSLSNGKNSHITSLPRHSQNHRNPLQQQQQQQESSLTHNHIYSQPIIPNGGVAAYATTKYNTTERHIRLTQDHFNHNNSLKYPQQYSQTLDDGDYHLHNNSHYALPVDHNNDASPTASESPIPPTPPPPALPLRNGSCNTTGRRTTFSTKALNGNTPPQPLHHQPHNSMNNNNLHNVATLHKATTLNNNNNNNNININTGSLRHQYH encoded by the coding sequence ATGAgaataacaacaaaaagaaaactgGCAATAAAAGGAAACATCATAGAGACCACAAAACCAATGGATACAAGGGAATATAAGGAAGTATCTGCCAAAATAATGGGTGTTAATTTCGAATGTTATCAACGTCTGATGGCTGCTGATGGATGTGATAAAATGCAACAGCAGCAGCGGGAGGAAATTGAAACCCAGAATGAAGTCACAATAGTGGAGTCATTCCACAACAACGAATTGAAAACCTCCATCATCCCCACCAGCATCCCCCTTAAAAGCCCAAACACAAGTCAGTCGCAAAGACTTTGCCCCCATCatcaatcaaaacaaaaaagttaccgcATTTCTCACAATATGGAAAGCTTTAGTCCATCCTATTGGACCTTACCCCGCCAATGCTCTTGGCTCTGGGCTTTAGTCTTGGTCTCCTCCTGTCTGTTGGCAGTGCCTATAAATGCTTTGGCTAATTGTCCCAATGGATGTCAATGTGATGATGACACTTTAGTGGTGAAATGTGGTGAAGGTACTTTGGATGTCCTACCCATAGCCCTTAATCCATCCATTCAACGTTTGGTAATAAAGAACAATAAAATCAAGACCATAGACTCGAGCATACAATTCTATACGGAGTTGACATTTTTGGATCTATCATTCAATGATCTGGTCACCATACCGCAAAGGACTTTTGCCTTGCAGCGTAAATTACAGGAATTGCATTTGAACTACAATAAGATAGGGCAAATCAGTAATAAGACCTTGTTGGGTCTGTCGGCTGTTACGATATTGAATCTACGGGGGAATCTTTTGGCCGAATTGGAGGATTAcacttttgcaccacttctcaaAGTGGAGGAATTGAATTTGGGCCAAAATCGTATTAGCCGTATATCAACGCATGCCTTTGATGGTCTAAAAAATCTTAAGGTTCTATATTTGGATGACAATACCTTGACCGCTGTGCCAGCCCCAGAAAACTTCCAGACCATGCCTATGTTGGCGGAACTTTATTTGGGCACCAACTCATTCATGTCCATTCCCAACAGGgcctttgaaaatttgaaaggcTTAACGCGTCTCGATCTCAAGGGGGCCGGCTTGCATAATCTCTCCGCGGAGGCCATGAAGGGCTTGGAAGGAGTTCGTTATTTGGATTTATCCGACAATCGTTTGGAGTTTATACCCCAGGCTGCTCTTTCGCATTTGGAACGTTTAGAGGATTTGTCTTTGGGTCAAAATGATTTCGAAATAATCGGGGCCAATTCGTTGCAAGGTTTGAAAAACCTCAAGCGTTTGCTAATCACCGGAGCCCAAAGGCTTAGGAAAGTAGAGAATGCTGCCTTTGAGGGTAATACGAATTTGGAATATCTCAATTTGTCGGCCAATAAAATGTTAAGCGAAATTGAAGAGAATGCCTTTAGTGGCCTACCTCATCTCAAGCATATCATCCTCAAGGAAAATCAAATAGATACCCTAAGTGAAGGCCTATTCCCTTGGTCTGATCTCATCACTTTGGATGTTTCCGATAATCCTTTGATGTGTGATTGCCGTCTATTGTGGCTACGCACCTTGGCCATCAATAAAAACAATACCAATGAACAAGTGCAGGGGGTGATATGTGCAGCGCCGCCCAATCTCAAGGGTGAGATGCTCAACAATATTAGTCCAGCCATGTTGGGCTGCAATCACAGTGATGCCAAGCAACAAGCTTTAATTGGAGTCCTCCTGGTGGCTACAGCTGCCTCCATTACAGCCTTGGCCTTGATCATATACTCCTGCCGACGTCGCATACGTGAAGCCTTAAAGGGCGGTTGGGGTAACTCCGCTCTGGGTCGCAAAGAACGTGAATATCAAAAAACTTTCTCCGAGGAGGATTACATGAATCGCCATCCCCAAATCCCTTGTGCCAGTTCGGCACCCTATGCCACCAGTTCGAGTGGTTATGGTGGCCAACATGCTTTGCAATATATGGGATCCAGACCCATTCCCGTCACTGAGCTATAGCTAGAAGCACCACCCCCACCTCAACACCGAGGTCGGGGATCAGCCACAGCTTCAAGTGGAGTCACGACTTTGCAACAATTGCAAGTTCCCAATGGCTCCGCATTGTACAATGGTTGCGGTCCTCTACCCGATAATCAAAATTCCTTTGTTGCGCAAATGCCATCGATTCCCTTCATGACCAATAACACTCGTACTCCCTACAATTATCAATCGCAACAGGATATGAGAAAATCCCTAAGCAATGGCAAAAATTCCCATATAACCTCATTGCCTAGGCATAGTCAAAATCATAGAAATCCcttgcagcagcagcagcagcagcaggaaAGTTCCCTTACCCACAATCACATCTATTCACAGCCCATAATACCAAATGGCGGTGTAGCAGCCTATGCCACAACCAAATACAATACCACAGAACGTCACATACGTCTCACCCAGGATCATTTCAATCACAATAATTCCCTAAAATATCCCCAGCAATATTCGCAGACATTGGATGATGGTGATTACCATCTGCATAATAATTCGCACTATGCCTTGCCAGTGGATCACAATAATGATGCTAGTCCTACGGCTTCAGAGTCGCCCATACCGCCAACACCACCGCCACCGGCCTTGCCATTACGTAACGGTAGCTGCAATACTACCGGACGTAGAACCACATTTAGTACTAAAGCGCTGAATGGTAATACGCCACCACAGCCACTGCATCATCAGCCCCATAATTCGATGAATAACAACAATTTGCATAATGTGGCAACTCTGCACAAAGCAACTActttaaataataacaataacaacaacaatatcaaTATCAATACAGGTAGCTTAAGGCATCAATATCACTGA